A window of the Parabacteroides merdae ATCC 43184 genome harbors these coding sequences:
- a CDS encoding OPT family oligopeptide transporter, which yields MKKKDEEKVSGLPENAYRELKEGEVYKPILSPDKQYREVTPWSVFWGLVMAVLFSAAAAFLGLKVGQVFEAAIPIAIIAVGLSSGFKRKNALGENVIIQSIGANSGVIVAGAIFTLPALYILQDKYPEITINFFEVFMSSLLGGILGILLLIPFRKYFVSTMHGKYPFPEATATTQVLVSGEKGGNQAKPLIYAGLVGGLYDFIIATFGWWSETVSTRIVGVGEMLADKAKVVFKVNTGAAVLGLGYIIGLKYSAIICAGSFLVWLVIIPLMSAIFGSEVLTFGNDAITQTVGSMSAEEIFTTYARHIGIGGIATAGVIGIINSWGIIKGAVGLAAKELKGKTGTVHTEEIRTQKDLSMKVIAIGIFATLIVTYLFFHFGVLDNWYYALIGLLIVGIIAFLFTTVAANAIAIVGTNPVSGMTLMTLILASIILVAVGLKGTAGMVSALIIGGVVCTALSMAGGFITDLKIGYWIGSTPAKQESWKFLGTLVSAATVGGVILILNQTYGFTSGQLAAPQANAMAAVIEPLMSGSGAPWALYAIGAVLAIILNFCKIPALAFALGMFIPLELNTPLLIGGAISWYVGSRSKDQALNSVRLEKGTLLASGFIAGGALMGVVSAAMRFAGINLVDIKWMESNSAGVLAIVMYILLIAYLAISSLKAKEEK from the coding sequence GTGAAGAAAAAAGATGAAGAAAAGGTGAGCGGGCTACCGGAAAACGCCTACAGAGAACTGAAAGAAGGTGAGGTATATAAACCCATCCTATCGCCCGACAAACAGTATCGGGAAGTAACCCCTTGGTCCGTATTCTGGGGACTCGTCATGGCCGTCCTGTTCAGTGCGGCAGCGGCTTTCCTCGGACTGAAAGTTGGACAGGTATTCGAAGCCGCCATCCCGATCGCGATCATAGCAGTCGGATTATCCAGCGGGTTCAAACGTAAAAACGCGCTGGGCGAAAATGTCATTATCCAGTCCATCGGGGCAAACAGCGGCGTGATCGTGGCAGGCGCCATATTTACGCTACCCGCCCTTTACATCTTGCAGGACAAGTATCCAGAGATTACGATCAATTTCTTCGAAGTATTCATGAGTTCGCTCCTGGGCGGCATCCTCGGTATCCTGCTCCTGATCCCGTTCCGGAAGTATTTCGTATCGACCATGCACGGCAAATATCCATTCCCGGAAGCGACTGCTACCACACAGGTATTGGTGTCCGGCGAGAAGGGAGGCAACCAGGCAAAGCCGCTTATCTATGCGGGTCTGGTCGGAGGTCTGTACGACTTCATCATCGCGACTTTCGGCTGGTGGAGCGAGACAGTCAGCACGCGCATCGTCGGTGTCGGCGAGATGCTGGCTGACAAGGCAAAAGTCGTGTTCAAGGTGAATACCGGTGCAGCAGTGTTGGGTTTAGGCTATATCATCGGATTGAAATATTCGGCCATTATCTGTGCCGGCTCATTCCTGGTATGGTTGGTAATCATCCCGTTGATGTCTGCCATTTTCGGCTCCGAAGTACTGACATTCGGCAATGACGCCATTACGCAGACAGTAGGAAGCATGAGTGCGGAAGAGATTTTCACCACCTACGCCCGCCACATCGGTATCGGAGGCATTGCGACTGCCGGTGTGATCGGGATCATCAATTCATGGGGGATCATCAAAGGAGCCGTAGGGTTGGCAGCCAAAGAGCTGAAAGGAAAAACGGGAACCGTGCATACGGAAGAGATCCGTACACAGAAAGACCTTTCGATGAAAGTGATCGCTATCGGCATCTTCGCAACGTTGATCGTGACGTACCTGTTTTTTCACTTCGGCGTGCTGGACAACTGGTACTACGCGTTGATCGGGCTGTTGATCGTCGGTATAATCGCTTTCCTTTTCACAACCGTTGCCGCCAATGCGATTGCCATCGTCGGGACCAATCCCGTATCAGGCATGACATTGATGACCTTGATCTTGGCATCTATTATTCTGGTTGCCGTCGGGCTGAAAGGGACAGCCGGCATGGTATCGGCACTGATTATAGGAGGTGTGGTATGCACGGCGCTTTCCATGGCCGGCGGTTTTATCACAGACCTGAAGATCGGATATTGGATCGGCAGCACACCAGCCAAGCAGGAAAGTTGGAAATTCCTCGGAACCCTGGTATCGGCAGCAACTGTAGGCGGTGTAATCCTGATCCTGAATCAGACATACGGTTTCACAAGCGGGCAACTCGCCGCTCCGCAAGCCAATGCAATGGCGGCGGTTATCGAGCCATTGATGAGTGGCTCGGGTGCTCCCTGGGCACTGTATGCCATAGGAGCCGTACTGGCCATCATCCTAAACTTCTGTAAAATTCCGGCATTGGCATTTGCATTAGGCATGTTCATTCCGCTGGAGTTGAACACGCCGTTGCTGATCGGAGGCGCCATCAGCTGGTATGTAGGAAGCCGTAGCAAAGACCAAGCTCTGAACAGTGTACGCCTGGAAAAAGGAACTCTACTGGCATCCGGTTTCATCGCAGGCGGAGCCTTGATGGGAGTCGTCAGCGCAGCCATGCGTTTCGCCGGCATCAACCTAGTCGATATCAAATGGATGGAAAGTAATTCAGCCGGGGTACTGGCCATCGTGATGTACATCCTGCTAATCGCCTACTTGGCAATTAGTTCGTTAAAAGCAAAGGAAGAAAAATAA
- the recR gene encoding recombination mediator RecR yields the protein MNQKYPSVLLENAVNELSSLPGVGRKTALRLALHMLRRDVGYTEGFASALLALRRDVKYCKVCHNICDDDVCAICVDCQRDHSTVCVVENIKEVMAIENTGQFRGVYHVLGGIISPMDGIGPGDLQIDSLVQRVAGGEVKEVVLALSTTMEGDTTNFFIYRKLSSYDVKISVIARGVSIGDEIEYADEITLGRSIVNRTSFNDSIKL from the coding sequence ATGAATCAAAAATATCCATCAGTCTTATTGGAAAATGCAGTGAACGAATTGTCGTCATTGCCGGGAGTGGGGCGGAAAACAGCACTCAGGCTGGCGCTCCATATGCTTCGCCGTGATGTCGGTTACACGGAAGGGTTTGCGTCCGCGCTGTTGGCACTTCGTCGTGATGTCAAATATTGTAAGGTCTGCCATAATATATGCGACGATGACGTGTGTGCTATCTGTGTTGACTGCCAGCGTGATCATTCTACGGTCTGCGTGGTCGAGAATATCAAGGAAGTGATGGCGATCGAAAACACGGGGCAGTTCCGCGGTGTTTATCATGTCTTGGGCGGTATTATTTCGCCGATGGACGGGATAGGTCCAGGTGATTTGCAGATCGACAGCTTGGTACAGCGGGTTGCCGGAGGAGAAGTGAAGGAAGTCGTTCTGGCACTCAGTACGACGATGGAGGGCGACACGACGAATTTTTTCATCTACCGCAAGCTCTCTTCCTATGATGTGAAGATATCGGTTATCGCCCGCGGTGTCTCTATTGGCGACGAAATCGAATATGCCGATGAGATAACGTTGGGGCGTTCCATCGTGAACCGCACCAGCTTCAACGACTCCATCAAACTATAA
- a CDS encoding glycosyltransferase family 2 protein, producing the protein MKLSIIIVNYNVKYFLEQCLCSVRAAIAGMEAEVLVVDNHSADGSVEYLRPRFPEVTFIENKDNPGFAKANNQAIRISRGEYVLLLNPDTVIGEESVRSLCFFMDEHPEAGGIGVKMLDGHGVFLAESKRSFPSPWVSFCKIFGLSKLFPSSRLFARYSLPYLNKEKQHKVEVLAGAFMFLRRKALDKVGLLDESFFMYGEDIDLSYRIVQGGYVNYYIPERILHYKGESTKHGDIKYVKAFYGAMLIFYRKYYPHSGWLMSMLIRLAVLLKASLSVAGGMLGLKRKPRAKHRRLLVLCREEEFEKVKAACVKRMPDLEYVNLWNLNEERVMDAICRRNQMKRFTDLVFCYPDARFEQMLLLMDKVADKRINYHIVINGELIIDN; encoded by the coding sequence ATGAAACTCTCAATTATAATTGTCAACTACAACGTAAAATATTTTCTCGAACAGTGTCTCTGTTCCGTGCGTGCTGCCATAGCAGGGATGGAGGCGGAAGTACTGGTTGTCGATAATCATTCGGCCGACGGTTCGGTCGAATATCTTCGCCCGCGTTTTCCGGAAGTCACTTTTATCGAGAATAAGGATAATCCGGGGTTTGCCAAAGCGAATAACCAGGCGATCCGGATCAGTCGCGGAGAATATGTCCTTCTGCTGAACCCCGATACTGTGATAGGCGAAGAAAGCGTGCGTTCTCTTTGTTTCTTTATGGACGAACACCCGGAGGCGGGAGGAATCGGGGTGAAGATGTTGGACGGGCACGGTGTTTTCTTGGCGGAGAGTAAACGGAGTTTTCCCTCTCCTTGGGTGTCTTTCTGCAAGATATTCGGATTGTCGAAATTGTTTCCTTCTTCACGCCTGTTTGCCCGTTACAGCCTGCCGTATTTGAATAAGGAGAAGCAGCATAAGGTCGAAGTTCTGGCGGGCGCTTTCATGTTTCTTCGCCGTAAGGCGCTAGATAAAGTGGGACTGTTGGATGAGTCTTTCTTTATGTATGGCGAAGATATCGATCTGTCTTACCGGATCGTGCAGGGAGGCTATGTGAATTATTATATTCCTGAACGTATCCTTCATTATAAAGGAGAGAGCACGAAGCATGGCGATATCAAATATGTGAAAGCCTTTTATGGGGCCATGCTGATATTCTACCGGAAATATTATCCGCATTCCGGTTGGCTGATGAGCATGCTCATCCGTTTGGCTGTTCTGTTGAAAGCATCCCTTTCCGTTGCCGGCGGTATGTTGGGGTTGAAGCGAAAACCCCGGGCGAAACATCGTCGCCTACTGGTGCTTTGTCGGGAAGAAGAGTTTGAAAAGGTGAAAGCAGCCTGTGTGAAACGGATGCCAGATCTGGAATATGTCAATCTTTGGAATCTGAATGAAGAGCGTGTGATGGATGCTATCTGTCGTCGCAATCAGATGAAGCGCTTTACCGATTTGGTATTCTGCTACCCGGATGCCCGTTTCGAGCAGATGCTTTTATTGATGGACAAGGTGGCCGATAAAAGGATCAACTATCATATAGTTATTAATGGAGAATTGATAATTGACAATTGA
- a CDS encoding GNAT family N-acetyltransferase translates to MNLLQNKTVCLRAPEPEDLELLYSWENNPEWWEIGNTLAPYSRYLLKEYIAESHRGIFDLKQLRLMIDLCSTGATVGMLDLYDFDPHHRRAGVGILVDPLYQKNGLATEALELLAEYAFSYLKLHQLFVHIPIGNEPSKALFARCGFTVTGILTDWITTKDGYSDVLTMQKINERNL, encoded by the coding sequence ATGAACTTACTTCAAAACAAGACAGTCTGCCTTCGCGCCCCGGAACCGGAAGATTTGGAATTGCTCTATTCGTGGGAAAATAATCCCGAATGGTGGGAGATTGGGAACACGTTGGCGCCTTATTCCCGCTATCTGTTGAAAGAATATATAGCAGAATCTCACCGGGGTATATTTGATTTGAAGCAATTGCGCCTGATGATCGACCTTTGTTCCACGGGCGCAACGGTCGGTATGCTGGATTTGTATGATTTCGATCCGCATCATCGCAGGGCGGGAGTCGGCATACTGGTCGATCCGCTTTACCAGAAGAACGGACTGGCGACAGAAGCGCTGGAGTTATTGGCCGAATATGCTTTTTCTTATTTGAAGTTGCATCAACTCTTTGTGCATATCCCGATAGGTAACGAACCCAGCAAAGCCCTTTTTGCCCGTTGCGGCTTTACCGTGACAGGTATACTGACAGACTGGATAACGACTAAAGATGGTTATTCGGACGTCTTGACGATGCAGAAAATCAATGAGAGGAATTTGTGA
- a CDS encoding YqgE/AlgH family protein has protein sequence MAMYNNIFKITHNDVLPAQGSILISEPFLQDAYFQRSVVLLVEHTQEGSMGFVLNKKTELSVNTFFADLQGFPEMPIYLGGPVSANRLFFIHSLGDLIIPNSLKINDHLYFDGDFSALIHYIQNGHPVDGKVKFFLGYSGWQEGQLHNEIDQNSWVVSHASNRNVLLAEGEGFWKKSLESLGSQYETWTKYPKEPSLN, from the coding sequence ATGGCAATGTATAACAACATATTCAAGATAACTCATAATGACGTGCTTCCGGCCCAAGGAAGCATCTTGATATCAGAACCTTTTTTACAAGACGCCTACTTCCAACGTTCCGTCGTACTATTGGTAGAACATACTCAGGAGGGTTCGATGGGCTTTGTATTAAACAAGAAAACAGAGCTATCAGTCAACACCTTTTTTGCCGATTTACAGGGATTTCCGGAAATGCCGATCTATTTAGGCGGTCCAGTCAGTGCCAACCGCCTGTTCTTCATTCATTCTTTAGGAGATCTAATCATCCCTAACTCCCTTAAGATAAACGATCACCTCTATTTCGACGGCGATTTCAGCGCATTGATACATTATATCCAGAACGGACACCCTGTCGACGGGAAAGTGAAATTTTTCTTAGGCTACTCCGGGTGGCAGGAAGGACAACTGCACAATGAAATAGATCAAAATTCATGGGTCGTAAGTCATGCATCCAACCGGAATGTGCTACTTGCCGAAGGTGAAGGCTTCTGGAAAAAATCGCTCGAATCGCTCGGAAGCCAATATGAAACGTGGACCAAATACCCGAAAGAACCCTCGCTGAACTAA
- a CDS encoding aminotransferase class I/II-fold pyridoxal phosphate-dependent enzyme: MKNTPVDYQTARKIIDGYGLPDFGKATIREVVAISTQLEQETKTEFIHMEMGVPGLKAAQVGVDAEIKALQDGVASIYPNINGTSDVKAEASRFIKAFIDIDIAPEGCVPVTGSMQGTYASFLVCGQCTPEKDTILFIDPGFPVQKQQITVMGYRYESFDVYEYRGEKLRDILEQYLSKGNIAAMIYSNPNNPAWFCLTEEELKIIGDMANKYDTIVIEDLAYFAMDFRKPLGKPFEAPFQATVARYTDNYILQISGSKAFSYAGQRIGVTAISDKLYHRAYPGLTQRYGGGTFGTVYIHRVLYALSSGTSHSAQFALAAMFKAAADGTFDFISEVKEYGRRAERLKKIFTDYGFRIVYDHDLDEPIADGFYFTIAYPGMTGGELMEELIYYGVSAISLSTTGSNQEGLRACTSFIKPHQYALLEERLKLFKENHTA, encoded by the coding sequence ATGAAGAATACTCCGGTAGATTATCAGACAGCCAGAAAGATTATAGATGGCTACGGACTTCCCGATTTCGGGAAAGCGACGATCCGCGAGGTCGTTGCCATATCCACACAACTTGAACAAGAGACTAAAACAGAATTTATCCATATGGAAATGGGTGTTCCCGGACTGAAAGCAGCCCAAGTCGGTGTCGATGCCGAGATCAAAGCTCTTCAAGATGGCGTCGCCTCTATCTATCCGAATATCAATGGCACATCCGATGTAAAAGCGGAAGCATCTCGTTTTATCAAGGCATTTATCGATATCGATATTGCGCCGGAAGGCTGCGTTCCCGTAACCGGCTCCATGCAGGGGACATACGCATCGTTTCTCGTTTGCGGACAATGTACGCCGGAAAAGGACACGATTCTCTTTATCGATCCGGGGTTCCCTGTCCAGAAGCAGCAGATCACAGTCATGGGCTATAGATACGAATCGTTCGACGTGTACGAATACCGGGGCGAAAAACTCCGGGACATACTGGAACAATATCTCTCCAAAGGCAACATCGCAGCCATGATCTACTCCAATCCCAACAATCCGGCCTGGTTCTGCCTGACGGAAGAAGAGCTGAAGATCATCGGAGACATGGCAAACAAATATGACACGATCGTGATCGAAGACCTGGCCTACTTCGCTATGGACTTCCGGAAACCGTTGGGCAAGCCGTTTGAAGCGCCTTTCCAGGCAACCGTTGCCCGTTATACGGATAATTACATTTTACAAATTTCAGGTTCAAAAGCATTCAGCTATGCCGGCCAGCGCATCGGCGTCACGGCAATCTCCGACAAACTGTATCACCGAGCCTATCCCGGACTGACACAGCGCTACGGAGGAGGAACGTTCGGAACCGTATACATTCACCGCGTATTATATGCCCTGTCGTCCGGCACGAGCCATTCGGCGCAGTTCGCATTGGCAGCCATGTTCAAAGCTGCGGCAGACGGAACGTTCGATTTTATTTCGGAAGTAAAAGAATACGGACGCCGAGCAGAAAGATTAAAAAAGATCTTTACCGATTATGGTTTCCGGATCGTCTACGACCATGACCTAGACGAACCGATCGCAGACGGATTTTATTTCACGATCGCCTATCCGGGAATGACAGGAGGAGAACTGATGGAAGAACTTATTTATTACGGTGTAAGCGCCATTTCATTAAGCACGACAGGTAGTAACCAAGAAGGCCTACGCGCTTGTACATCTTTTATCAAACCGCATCAATATGCCCTTCTCGAAGAGCGCCTGAAGCTATTCAAAGAGAATCACACCGCATAA
- the trxA gene encoding thioredoxin — MINKQEYKPQLIRRINMKVQELTKTEFLKKVANYEASPNKWVYKGDKPCIVDFYATWCGPCKMVAPILEELAEEYAGKIDIYKVDTEKEEGLAASFGIRSIPSLLFCPMNGQPQMAKGAMGKADFKKAINEVLLKKE; from the coding sequence ATAATCAATAAACAAGAATATAAACCTCAATTAATAAGGAGAATAAACATGAAAGTACAAGAATTGACAAAAACGGAATTTCTGAAAAAAGTAGCGAACTACGAAGCCAGCCCCAACAAGTGGGTGTACAAAGGAGACAAACCTTGTATCGTGGATTTCTATGCCACCTGGTGCGGACCTTGTAAGATGGTCGCTCCTATCTTAGAAGAATTAGCAGAAGAATATGCCGGAAAAATCGATATTTATAAGGTAGATACGGAAAAAGAAGAGGGATTGGCCGCCTCTTTCGGTATCAGAAGTATTCCCTCCCTCCTTTTCTGCCCAATGAACGGGCAACCGCAGATGGCAAAAGGGGCAATGGGAAAGGCCGACTTCAAAAAAGCTATAAATGAGGTACTTTTGAAGAAAGAATAA
- a CDS encoding superoxide dismutase — protein MLTLCLSLLLLITNNSNNSQITDKKEKVMKFELIQLPYAANALEPVISKETIEFHHGKHLQTYVNNLNNLIQGTKFENATLEQIVAESDGAIFNNAGQTLNHNLYFTQFSPYGGGRPTGALAKAIDATWGSFENFQKEFVAAGTGLFGSGWVWLAKDKDGKLSITKEANGSNPVAHGLKPILGFDVWEHAYYLDYRNRRPDHLNALWKIIDWDTVGKRY, from the coding sequence ATGCTTACATTATGTCTCAGTTTATTATTGTTGATAACAAATAATAGTAATAATAGTCAAATAACAGATAAAAAAGAAAAAGTTATGAAATTTGAATTAATCCAGTTACCCTATGCAGCCAACGCGCTGGAACCGGTTATAAGTAAAGAAACGATTGAGTTCCATCATGGCAAACATTTACAGACTTATGTAAATAACCTGAACAACCTCATTCAGGGAACCAAGTTCGAAAACGCTACATTAGAACAGATCGTGGCAGAATCCGACGGTGCTATCTTTAACAATGCCGGACAGACGCTTAATCATAATTTGTACTTCACCCAGTTCTCCCCCTATGGCGGTGGCAGACCGACCGGCGCCCTCGCCAAAGCGATCGACGCGACTTGGGGATCGTTCGAAAACTTCCAGAAAGAATTCGTAGCTGCAGGAACCGGTTTATTCGGTTCAGGATGGGTATGGCTGGCTAAAGATAAAGACGGAAAACTCTCAATTACCAAAGAAGCTAACGGTAGCAATCCGGTTGCTCACGGATTGAAACCGATTCTGGGATTCGATGTGTGGGAACATGCCTACTATTTGGATTACCGGAACCGCCGTCCCGATCATTTGAACGCTTTATGGAAAATCATCGATTGGGATACCGTTGGCAAAAGATATTAA